From the genome of Trichoplusia ni isolate ovarian cell line Hi5 chromosome 26, tn1, whole genome shotgun sequence, one region includes:
- the LOC113505582 gene encoding acyl-CoA dehydrogenase family member 9, mitochondrial, protein MNVARKLCVIHHSYVSRNLYRKFRFSSTDYESAPSSQPQVRDEKFDFEDLNVLERVERRKEKINPFMKDIFISIFNRDLLAYPEILNKEETEALEQRINTIRNVFIDPKKTAEDRKNVLINTKMFAAPVSLTRNGLAANVTESLRYLEAIASDFQLGQDLSDHWLGLQALSHGLTEEQYSMIIDDLIKGDKTIALVIKERIAERISQADFRTTAEMDGQGIWRINGEKVCRSAGGYILVLCAVEASRLKAFLVHPGVEGVKTDGPFVTFFKTPATPLDLISETTLAQILGVSRLHAASLSRCRLAAAVNSVVEYTRPRAFSGKPLAELSNIQSTMGNALLDIYACESAEYFAAGLLDGYQSPDAELEVAMCRNFISNHGLSSMMQLLSIPALDKEEECKRLLDDMRHLAARGETLDSVNTFIALNGLHHAGVVMANEVKQIRNPLMHPAFIVKKVLANRHQERDEPRLTLHLAEHLHPSLRQPAEQLEYCVLRMRYACETLMARHGVKVDTAYTELNRLAEAATEIFVMTSVLARASRSYCIGLRNAEVEMKLAACFVERTRDRVKKLIKEIDDGEYLNLDHFTVQLGKKVLDTNTLLVEKPTARVFW, encoded by the exons ATGAATGTGGCGCGCAAACTGTGTGTTATACACCATAGTTACGTGAGTAGGAACCTTTACCGAAAATTCAGATTTTCTTCTACGGATTACGAATCAGCGCCTTCCTCACAGCCCCAAGTCCGAGACGAGAAATTCGACTTCGAAGATCTGAACGTTCTAGAACGAGTCGAGCGTCGTAAAGAAAAAATCAACCCATTCATGAAAGACATCTTCATATCAATCTTCAACCGCGATTTACTCGCGTATCCTGAGATTCTTAACAAAGAAGAGACTGAAGCATTAGAGCAGAGGATTAACACAATACGTAACGTGTTTATCGACCCTAAAAAAACAGCAGAAGACCGCAAAAACGTGTTGATAAACACTAAAATGTTTGCTGCCCCTGTCAGTTTAACTCGTAACGGGTTAGCAGCGAATGTGACTGAAAGTTTAAGGTATTTAGAGGCTATAGCGAGTGACTTCCAGCTCGGACAGGACCTGAGTGACCACTGGCTGGGTCTGCAAGCATTGAGTCATGGTTTAACTGAAGAACAATACTCTATGATCATCGATGACTTGATAAAAGGAGATAAGACAATTGCTCTAGTTATTAAGGAGCGAATCGCTGAGAGGATATCTCAAGCTGACTTTAGGACGACCGCTGAAATGGATGGGCAAG GTATATGGCGTATCAATGGTGAGAAAGTATGTCGCAGTGCCGGTGGCTATATCCTGGTCCTCTGCGCAGTGGAAGCGTCCAGGCTGAAGGCGTTCCTCGTACATCCCGGCGTTGAAGGAGTCAAAACTGACGGACCTTTTGTGACTTTCTTTAAGACTCCTG CGACCCCTCTAGACCTCATCTCGGAGACCACCCTCGCTCAGATTCTGGGCGTGTCTCGTCTGCACGCGGCCTCCCTCAGCCGCTGTCGCCTCGCCGCCGCTGTCAACAGCGTAGTGGAGTACACCAGGCCTAGAGCCTTCTCCG GCAAGCCTCTAGCGGAACTCTCGAACATCCAATCCACAATGGGTAACGCCCTTCTCGACATCTACGCCTGTGAGAGCGCAGAATACTTCGCCGCCGGCTTGCTGGACGGCTACCAGTCTCCCGATGCCGAATTAGAAGTCGCTATGTGCAG AAACTTCATAAGCAACCACGGGTTGTCCAGCATGATGCAACTGCTGTCAATCCCAGCGCTGGACAAAGAGGAAGAGTGCAAGCGACTACTCGACGACATGCGCCATCTAGCGGCCAGAGGGGAGACTCTCGATAGTGTTAATACTTTTATAG CATTGAACGGCTTACATCACGCCGGCGTTGTTATGGCGAACGAAGTCAAACAAATCAGGAATCCGTTAATGCATCCTGCTTTCATCGTCAAGAAAGTATTAGCTAACAGACACCAG GAGCGCGACGAGCCGCGCCTGACGCTGCACCTGGCGGAGCACCTGCACCCGTCGCTGCGGCAGCCCGCCGAGCAGCTGGAGTACTGCGTGCTGCGCATGCGCTACGCCTGCGAGACCCTCATGGCCAGGCACGGGGTCAAGGTCGACACCGCTTACAC AGAACTGAACCGGCTAGCTGAAGCTGCCACAGAAATCTTCGTGATGACATCGGTGTTAGCGAGAGCATCCAG GTCATACTGCATAGGCCTGCGAAACGCGGAGGTAGAGATGAAACTCGCAGCTTGCTTTGTGGAAAGAACAAGAGATCGCGTAAAGAAGCTTATTAAAGAAATAGACGATGGGGAATATTTGAATCTAGACCATTTTACGGTACAACTCGGGAAGAAAGTTCTAGACACAAATACGTTGTTAGTCGAAAAACCCACGGCTAGAGTTTTCTGGTAG